A window of the Actinobacillus genomosp. 1 genome harbors these coding sequences:
- the uppS gene encoding polyprenyl diphosphate synthase, whose amino-acid sequence MPQHVAIIMDGNGRWAKQQGKLRVFGHQNGVKAVRSAVSFAAKHGIKVLTLYAFSSENWNRPEAEVSALMSLFMRALDSEVKKLHKNNIRLNIIGNKAAFSETLQKRIAESERLTENNTGLILNIAANYGSHWDITQAAQQLAVKAKLGEITVSEITPERLQNALVTGTQPQVDLLIRTSGEQRLSNFLLWQIAYAELFFSQVLWPDFNDDSFSEAIIAYQQRDRRFGGC is encoded by the coding sequence ATGCCTCAACATGTTGCGATTATCATGGACGGTAACGGTCGTTGGGCTAAACAACAAGGAAAATTACGCGTTTTTGGTCATCAAAATGGTGTGAAAGCGGTACGTTCTGCGGTAAGTTTTGCCGCCAAACATGGGATTAAGGTCTTAACGCTTTATGCCTTCAGCAGCGAAAACTGGAACCGACCGGAAGCGGAAGTTTCCGCATTAATGTCGCTTTTTATGCGAGCATTAGATTCGGAAGTAAAAAAGTTACATAAAAATAATATTCGTTTGAATATTATCGGTAACAAAGCGGCTTTCAGTGAAACTTTACAGAAACGTATCGCTGAATCGGAAAGACTGACAGAAAATAATACGGGACTGATTCTCAATATTGCAGCCAACTACGGTAGCCATTGGGATATCACTCAAGCCGCACAACAACTTGCCGTCAAAGCCAAACTGGGTGAAATTACCGTTTCGGAGATTACACCGGAACGTTTACAAAATGCGTTAGTGACAGGTACACAACCTCAAGTTGATTTATTAATTCGTACCAGTGGGGAACAACGTCTCAGTAACTTCTTATTATGGCAAATCGCCTACGCGGAGCTTTTCTTCAGCCAGGTATTATGGCCTGATTTCAATGATGATTCTTTTAGTGAAGCCATTATTGCTTATCAACAACGTGATCGTCGTTTCGGCGGTTGCTAA
- a CDS encoding phosphatidate cytidylyltransferase has protein sequence MLKERVLSAIVMVIAVLAGIFLLSPLPLTIILAAIITAAMWEWAQFAGFKRSLPRAVVAFVTVCLFILLIFGNTNYIRAARFLTDETAPLLFISCIWWLIALVLVVTYPRSANVWAKSVSAKFIFGFCTLIPFFIAALALRFNNYAVDEFQGTYLLLYVCLLVWGADSGAYFFGRAFGKHKLAPKVSPGKSWEGAIGGLMTSCVIAFLFLEFAPNNVFGRELATVPFILVSVATVAISVLGDLAESMFKRQANIKDSSNLIPGHGGILDRIDSLTAAIPFFATFFFFVL, from the coding sequence ATGCTTAAAGAACGAGTACTTTCTGCTATTGTTATGGTGATTGCCGTATTAGCGGGTATATTCTTACTTTCTCCTCTTCCCCTCACAATCATATTAGCGGCAATTATTACTGCGGCAATGTGGGAATGGGCGCAATTTGCCGGCTTTAAACGTTCATTACCTCGAGCGGTGGTTGCCTTCGTTACCGTTTGTTTGTTTATTTTATTGATTTTTGGCAATACCAACTACATTAGAGCCGCACGTTTCTTAACGGATGAAACCGCTCCGTTACTATTTATTTCATGTATTTGGTGGTTAATCGCCTTGGTTTTAGTCGTGACGTATCCTCGTTCTGCCAATGTTTGGGCTAAATCAGTCAGTGCCAAATTTATTTTCGGATTCTGTACTCTCATTCCATTTTTTATCGCTGCACTCGCATTACGTTTTAATAATTATGCGGTAGATGAATTCCAAGGAACTTATTTATTATTGTATGTTTGCTTATTAGTCTGGGGAGCGGATTCCGGTGCTTATTTCTTCGGTCGTGCATTCGGTAAACATAAATTGGCTCCTAAAGTTTCCCCTGGAAAATCTTGGGAAGGCGCAATCGGCGGTCTAATGACGTCATGTGTTATCGCATTCTTATTCTTGGAGTTCGCACCGAATAACGTATTTGGACGTGAATTAGCAACCGTACCCTTTATTTTAGTTTCCGTGGCTACCGTTGCGATTTCAGTATTAGGTGATTTAGCCGAAAGTATGTTTAAACGCCAAGCGAATATTAAAGACAGCAGTAATTTAATTCCGGGACACGGTGGTATTTTAGACCGTATTGACAGCTTAACTGCGGCAATTCCGTTCTTTGCAACTTTCTTTTTCTTTGTATTATAG
- the rseP gene encoding RIP metalloprotease RseP: MTSVIAFFILICVLVFVHEYGHFWAARKCGVKVIRFSIGFGKVLFKKIDKQGTEFAFSLIPLGGYVQMYNGESEYQASFDQSLVSKSVLQRAFIIIAGPLANFIFAILAYWLVFANGIPTLKPVIGQVLPNTIAAQANLPTEFEIKRVASHNVQDWEETTLALIGYVGSNKVEVEGSLVGEDRLQRFYLNLSNWNVDGNKENPLTTLGIRTKSSIVKPDIKQVIENSPAAKAGLQAGDRIISVNQKPFDWSDLIKQVQTGQILELTVEKSGTTYSYSLQPDKKDDRYFIGIVPSYEPLADKYRTELKYDILTSLWKSVEKVGSLVKTILQFIGNLITGELSLKNMGGPISMAKGAGATAEIGWVYYISFMALISVNLGVMNLFPILPLDGGQLILLGAEAIRGKPLAERFQLRFQQIGVFFVLSLMAFAFMNDLIHF, encoded by the coding sequence ATGACTTCTGTTATTGCATTTTTTATCTTAATTTGCGTACTGGTTTTTGTACATGAATACGGTCACTTTTGGGCCGCTCGTAAATGTGGCGTAAAAGTCATTCGTTTTTCTATCGGTTTTGGCAAAGTTTTATTTAAAAAAATCGATAAACAAGGTACTGAATTCGCTTTTTCACTGATTCCGCTCGGCGGTTATGTACAAATGTATAACGGTGAGAGTGAATATCAAGCATCTTTCGATCAAAGTTTAGTAAGTAAATCCGTTTTACAGCGTGCCTTTATTATTATTGCCGGTCCGTTAGCCAATTTTATATTTGCGATATTGGCTTATTGGTTGGTATTTGCAAACGGTATCCCGACATTAAAACCTGTTATCGGACAAGTATTACCGAATACGATTGCGGCACAAGCAAATTTACCGACAGAATTCGAGATCAAACGCGTTGCTTCGCATAACGTACAAGATTGGGAAGAAACCACACTTGCGCTAATCGGTTATGTCGGTTCTAATAAGGTAGAAGTGGAAGGCAGTTTGGTCGGCGAAGATCGTTTACAACGCTTCTACTTAAATTTATCTAATTGGAATGTGGACGGAAATAAAGAAAATCCATTAACTACGCTCGGCATCAGAACTAAAAGTAGTATCGTTAAACCTGATATTAAACAAGTTATCGAAAATTCACCGGCGGCAAAAGCCGGATTACAAGCCGGAGATCGGATCATTAGCGTTAATCAAAAACCCTTTGATTGGTCTGATCTGATTAAACAGGTTCAAACCGGTCAAATCTTAGAATTAACGGTCGAGAAGTCCGGCACTACTTATAGCTATTCTCTGCAGCCGGATAAAAAAGACGATCGTTATTTTATCGGCATCGTCCCAAGCTATGAGCCTTTAGCGGATAAGTATCGAACCGAATTAAAATATGATATTCTAACCTCGTTATGGAAAAGCGTTGAAAAAGTAGGTTCGCTGGTGAAAACCATTCTGCAGTTCATCGGCAACTTAATCACGGGTGAATTATCATTAAAGAATATGGGCGGACCTATTTCAATGGCTAAAGGTGCGGGTGCAACCGCTGAAATCGGTTGGGTTTACTATATTAGTTTTATGGCTCTGATTAGCGTTAATCTTGGGGTAATGAATTTATTCCCGATTTTGCCATTAGACGGCGGACAACTTATTTTACTTGGTGCGGAAGCAATCAGGGGCAAACCTCTAGCCGAACGATTCCAATTACGTTTTCAACAAATCGGTGTTTTCTTCGTACTAAGTTTAATGGCTTTTGCCTTTATGAATGATCTCATTCACTTTTAA